From a region of the Castanea sativa cultivar Marrone di Chiusa Pesio chromosome 10, ASM4071231v1 genome:
- the LOC142612614 gene encoding putative disease resistance protein RGA3, which translates to MQLDVVLSPLLQVVFDKLATPFLEEITDICGVKEELKKLRRTLRVIQTVLQDAEERQLTDKALKNWLAELKEVAYDVEDLLDECSPEVMLSGNRNRFIDQVSIFVSSLGKFANCVDMLPKIKQIKERLDVLAEEKSYFNLKEGLVSDSGSRSRSRWRRQTGSFVIESEVFGRVEDKEMIVEQLVSIGESPGKISIISIVGIGGLGKTTLAQLVYGDERVKRHFDLKIWVCVNDDFDLGKIMVLILESGSKSKCDLFGMDVLQFRLQELLFEKRYLLVLDDVWNEDHNEWDNLRTSLRSGVEGSKIIVTTRSEKVASIMGTAYIHHLKGLSDDDCWALFKQRAFGYNEDHHPNLSKIGKQIVKKCGGVPLAAKTLGSVMRFKRGEKEWFFVQDSDLWDVSESDSGILPALRLSYSHLPTHLKGCFAYCSIFPRNYIFKKEKLIQLWIAEGLLQSEGRKSQEFIGNEYFDDLVWMSFFQDVQRGDHGNIIECKMHNLIHDLAQSVAGNEYLRVEDNNIVRSLSLIRHSSVVCDFSLYTIPETLYEMKKLRTLILVFPRGDLGEVPSCAFSSFRYLRVLDLSGSGIKKLHDSISSFIFLRYLDLSDSHVETLPESVCCLYNLQVMNLSGCYNLIKLPSHTGKMFKLKHLIIIGCERLTQMPASIGNLKNLLTLSMFIVGEGMGESLSELQNLNLGGELNIRHLENVKDATEAMTANLIEKRSLQSLELSWGNDHKELNRNNDTDGTLGIEVLNYLQPHEYLKELSIKGYRGICFPEWMSLNKLPNLTELVLIDCSRCEHLPTLGRLPFLKVLYLQGMDAVRVIGKEFYGKEPMPFPSLKELTLTNFPNLEFWWTFSQREGFSSLVKLTVRKCLKLCIMPRFPLLKHLELQSCNEMILQSASNLASLTIIVIEEFREQLVFLEKLLQNNALLMSLTIGSCPKLRYISPNIGKLINLKILTIRWCEELLSLPQGLQNLTSLESLEIIECHSLISLPEDIKGLSSLRSLSIENCNNIASLPLGLQFLTALEQLAIMYCPKLDSLPNLQHLSALKSLIILNCPELVSLSEGLKHVSTLQNLEVRGCPGLQTLPEWVANLTMLRSLALSDCHNLTSLPGGLQSLSALQHLSIRECPALEERCKKDIGEDWPKINHIAHVYIGQLKFRQYETASCSSQ; encoded by the coding sequence ATGCAGTTGGATGTAGTTCTGTCCCCTCTTCTACAGGTGGTATTCGACAAATTGGCCACCCCATTTCTTGAAGAGATCACTGATATCTGCGGCGTCAAGGAGGAGCTTAAGAAGCTCCGGCGTACCTTACGCGTAATCCAAACTGTGCTCCAAGACGCAGAAGAGCGACAGTTGACAGATAAAGCCTTGAAAAACTGGTTGGCAGAGCTCAAGGAAGTTGCTTATGATGTGGAGGACCTTCTTGATGAGTGCTCCCCTGAAGTTATGCTATCTGGGAACCGCAACAGATTCATCGACCAGGTAAGCATCTTTGTTTCCTCTTTGGGAAAATTCGCAAATTGCGTTGACATGTTACCAAAAATTAAGCAAATCAAAGAGAGATTAGATGTTTTGGCAGAAGAGAAgtcttattttaatttgaaagagGGACTTGTTAGTGATAGTGGAAGTAGAAGTAGGAGTAGGTGGAGAAGGCAAACGGGATCTTTTGTAATTGAATCTGAAGTTTTTGGGAGAGTGGAGGATAAAGAGATGATAGTAGAGCAATTAGTGTCCATTGGTGAAAGTCCAGggaaaatttctattatttctatAGTTGGTATTGGTGGTCTTGGTAAAACAACTCTTGCTCAATTAGTGTACGGTGATGAAAGGGTTAAAAGACATTTTGATCTGAAGATTTGGGTCTGTGTTAatgatgattttgatttgggGAAGAtcatggttttgattttagaaTCTGGTAGTAAGAGCAAATGTGATTTGTTTGGGATGGATGTGTTGCAGTTTCGACTCCAGGAATTATTGTTCGAGAAAAGATACTTGCTTGTGTTAGATGATGTATGGAATGAAGATCACAATGAATGGGACAATTTAAGAACTTCATTGAGAAGTGGTGTGGAAGGAAGCAAAATCATTGTTACCACACGTAGTGAAAAGGTTGCATCTATAATGGGCACAGCTTACATTCATCATTTGAAAGGTCTATCTGATGATGACTGTTGGGCTTTATTCAAGCAAAGAGCCTTTGGCTATAATGAAGACCACCATCCAAACCTGTCTAAAATTGGCAAACAAATAGTGAAGAAATGTGGCGGTGTACCTTTAGCTGCAAAGACTCTGGGAAGCGTCATGCGGTtcaaaaggggggaaaaagagTGGTTCTTTGTCCAAGATAGTGATCTTTGGGATGTATCTGAAAGTGATAGTGGAATTCTACCCGCACTGAGGTTGAGTTACAGTCACTTGCCAACACATCTGAAAGGTTGCTTTGCATATTGCTCAATATTTCCcagaaattatattttcaagaaGGAGAAACTAATCCAGCTATGGATTGCAGAAGGCTTGCTTCAATCAGAAGGGAGAAAATCCCAAGAATTCATTGGCAACGAGTATTTCGATGATTTGGTATGGATGTCTTTCTTTCAGGATGTACAGAGAGGTGACCATGGCAATATAATTGAGTGCAAAATGCACAATCTCATTCATGATCTTGCACAATCTGTTGCAGGAAATGAATACTTGAGGGTGGAAGATAACAATATAGTGAGAAGTCTCTCCCTAATTCGTCACTCATCAGTGGTTTGTGATTTCAGCTTATATACAATTCCTGAAACATTGTATGAAATGAAGAAATTGAGAACTCTCATTTTAGTCTTTCCAAGAGGTGATCTTGGAGAAGTTCCTTCATGTGCTTTTTCAAGTTTCAGATACTTAAGGGTCCTGGATTTAAGTGGTAGTGGCATCAAAAAGCTCCATGACTCAATTTCCTCTTTCATATTCTTGAGGTACCTTGACCTCTCTGATTCACATGTTGAAACATTACCTGAAAGTGTTTGCTGTCTTTACAATTTACAAGTTATGAACCTTTCTGGTTGCTATAATCTCATAAAGTTACCAAGTCATACAGGcaaaatgtttaaattgaaacATTTGATCATAATTGGCTGTGAGAGATTGACCCAAATGCCAGCTTCAATTGGAAACCTTAAAAACCTTCTGACGTTATCAATGTTTATTGTTGGAGAGGGCATGGGTGAAAGTCTCAGCGAGCTGCAGAATTTAAACCTTGGGGGTGAGCTAAATATTAGACACTTGGAGAATGTGAAGGATGCAACAGAGGCAATGACAGCCAACTTGATAGAGAAGCGAAGCCTTCAGTCCTTGGAGTTATCCTGGGGGAATGATCACAAGGAATTAAACAGGAACAATGATACTGATGGAACTCTGGGAATAGAAGTGCTTAATTACCTCCAACCACATGAATATCTAAAAGAGTTGTCAATAAAAGGGTACAGAGGAATCTGCTTCCCAGAATGGATGAGTCTTAATAAACTGCCAAATCTAACTGAACTTGTCTTGATTGACTGCAGTAGATGTGAACATCTTCCTACACTGGGTCGACTTCCCTTCCTTAAGGTCCTTTACTTGCAAGGAATGGATGCAGTGAGGGTCATTGGCAAAGAGTTCTATGGTAAGGAACCAATGCCATTCCCATCATTGAAAGAACTAACTCTCACTAATTTTCCTAATCTAGAATTCTGGTGGACTTTCAGCCAAAGAGAAGGATTCTCTTCCTTGGTCAAATTGACAGTAAGAAAATGCTTAAAATTATGCATCATGCCACGTTTTCCATTACTAAAGCATCTGGAGCTGCAGAGTTGCAATGAAATGATACTGCAGTCAGCATCAAACTTAGCTTCCCTCACCATAATTGTTATCGAAGAATTTAGAGAGCAGTTGGTTTTCTTAGAAAAGTTGCTTCAAAATAATGCTCTTCTAATGTCTCTGACTATTGGCTCTTGCCCCAAACTTCGCTACATCTCTCCAAATATAGGAAAGCTTATCAATCTGAAGATCCTGACTATTCGCTGGTGTGAGGAGCTACTTTCATTGCCACAAGGGCTGCAGAACCTTACCTCTCTGGAGTCATTGGAGATAATTGAATGCCATAGCCTTATCTCATTACCGGAGGACATAAAAGGCCTGAGCTCTCTTCGATCTTTGTCCATTGAAAATTGCAATAATATTGCATCATTGCCACTTGGGCTGCAATTTCTAACGGCTCTTGAGCAATTAGCTATCATGTACTGTCCAAAATTGGATTCTTTGCCTAATTTGCAACACCTCTCTGCTCTTAAAAGTTTGATCATCTTGAATTGTCCAGAGCTGGTGTCTCTTTCTGAAGGGTTAAAACATGTCAGCACACTACAAAATTTGGAAGTTCGTGGCTGTCCTGGCCTGCAGACTCTGCCAGAGTGGGTAGCTAATCTTACCATGCTCAGATCCTTGGCACTTTCAGATTGCCATAATCTTACCTCTCTGCCTGGGGGTTTGCAATCTTTAAGTGCCCTTCAACATCTATCAATTCGAGAATGTCCTGCCTTGGAGGAAAGGTGCAAAAAGGATATAGGCGAGGATTGGCCTAAAATAAATCACATAGCACATGTCTATATTGGACAACTAAAGTTCAGACAATATGAAACTGCCAGCTGCTCATCTCAGTGA
- the LOC142612704 gene encoding glutamyl-tRNA reductase 1, chloroplastic: protein MAVSTSFAGAKLEALFLKSSSSSSSSRASLSSQVPQISGKPIRSRKTLIQRGAVRCEVAASDVSLQTDKLSALEQLKTSAADRYTKERSSIVVIGLSVHTTPVEMREKLAIPEAEWPRAIGELCSLNHIEEAAVLSTCNRMEIYVVALSQHRGVKEVTEWMSKTSGIPVSELCEHRFLLYNKDATQHIFEVSAGLDSLVLGEGQILAQVKQVVKVGQGVVGFGRNISGLFKHAITVGKRVRTETNIAAGAVSVSSAAVELALMKLPESSNATAKMLVIGAGKMGKLVIKHLAAKGCTKMVVVNRTEERVAAIREELKGVEIIYKPLTEMLTCAAESDVVFTSTASETPLFLKEHVKDLPPVSPEVGGLRLFVDISVPRNVGSCVTDIETAQVYNVDDLKEVVAANKEDRLQKAMEAQAIIAEESKQFEAWRDSLETVPTIKKLRAYAERIRAAELEKCLSKMGDDISKKTKRAVEDLSKGIVNRLLHGPMQHLRCDGSDSRTLSETLENMHALNRMFSLETEISVLEQKLRAKVENQK from the exons ATGGCAGTCTCGACGAGCTTTGCTGGTGCGAAATTGGAGGCTCTGTTCCTCAAATCTTCGTCTTCCTCATCCTCGTCGAGAGCCTCGCTTTCTTCTCAGGTGCCTCAGATTTCTGGGAAGCCAATTCGGAGCAGGAAAACCCTGATTCAGAGAGGTGCTGTGAGGTGCGAGGTTGCTGCCTCCGATGTTTCGCTTCAGACCGATAAGCTCTCCGCTCTTGAACAGCTCAAAACCTCTGCTGCTGACA GATATACAAAAGAAAGGAGTAGCATTGTGGTCATTGGGCTTAGTGTTCACACTACCCCTGTTGAAATGCGTGAAAAACTTGCCATTCCAGAAGCAGAATGGCCTCGAGCTATTGGGGAGCTGTGCAGTTTAAATCAtattgaagaagctgctgttcTTAGCACCTGCAATAGAATGGAAATATATGTTGTAGCTCTTTCTCAGCATCGTGGTGTCAAAGAAGTGACCGAATGGATGTCAAAg ACAAGCGGAATCCCTGTTTCAGAACTTTGTGAGCATCGCTTTTTGCTTTACAATAAAGATGCTACACAGCATATTTTTGAAGTATCTGCTGGTCTCGACTCTCTTGTCCTTGGAGAAGGTCAAATTCTTGCACAGGTTAAACAAGTTGTCAAAGTTGGGCAAGGAGTTGTGGGCTTTGGGAGGAACATTAGTGGGCTGTTCAAGCATGCAATCACTGTGGGAAAGCGTGTTAGGACTGAGACTAACATTGCTGCTGGAGCAGTTTCTGTTAGCTCTGCTGCTGTCGAGCTGGCCTTAATGAAGCTGCCTGAATCCTCAAATGCTACTGCTAAAATGTTGGTAATTGGAGCAGGCAAGATGGGGAAACTTGTGATCAAACACTTGGCTGCAAAAGGTTGCACAAAGATGGTTGTTGTAAATAGAACCGAGGAGAGAGTTGCAGCCATCCGTGAAGAGTTGAAGGGTGTTGAGATAATATATAAACCCCTCACAGAAATGCTAACATGTGCTGCTGAATCAGATGTCGTGTTCACCAGCACAGCATCGGAAACCCCACTATTTTTGAAAGAGCATGTTAAGGACCTTCCCCCTGTTAGTCCCGAAGTTGGGGGTTTGAGGCTCTTCGTTGATATCTCTGTACCCCGGAATGTGGGCTCATGTGTCACAGATATTGAAACTGCGCAAGTTTACAATGTTGATGACCTTAAGGAGGTAGTGGCTGCTAATAAAGAGGATCGCCTTCAGAAAGCAATGGAAGCACAAGCAATTATTGCTGAGGAATCAAAACAATTTGAAGCATGGAGGGATTCATTGGAGACTGTTCCTACCATTAAGAAATTGAGGGCTTATGCGGAAAGAATCAGAGCCGCGGAGCTAGAAAAATGCTTGTCAAAGATGGGTGATgatatttcaaagaaaacaaagagagcTGTGGAGGATCTTAGCAAGGGTATAGTGAACAGGCTCCTTCATGGTCCAATGCAGCATCTGAGATGTGATGGGAGTGACAGCCGGACCCTGAGTGAGACCCTTGAGAATATGCATGCTCTTAATAGAATGTTCAGCCTCGAGACGGAGATATCTGTGTTAGAACAGAAACTTCGAGCCAAGGTGGAAAACCAGAAGTAA
- the LOC142613534 gene encoding E3 ubiquitin-protein ligase WAV3 — protein sequence MGTGWRRAFCTTIPRDSDSSSISDKQQRSPSSSPSPRSCTRLGFFSGSSNPSTPRLQSQPVSSPSLRCRTTSEAAQAQIVNESPGLQCNTSTPRTSKSPRTLLASNQTSPRSPLKLSLFKNSFKFRSSCGICLNSVKTGQGTAIYTAECGHAFHFPCIAAHVRKHGKLVCPVCNANWKDVPLLAIHKNLGSQFPDQNDVVVAAVDSDYRHTNNVDIIKPKIEDKTIIESSPRQHQHQHQHQPKQSDLRSYNDDEPLLSPTTGSRIIPIPEADENVEEDEENDDVEEFQGFFVNPNSSSSSTKYSDDPRDSSRNAVRVRLLPESAVVSTCKTHETYVVALRIKAPPPPARNTASSALLDPTHRAPIDLVTVLDVSGSMTGAKLYMLKRAMRLVISSLGSADRLSIVAFSAVTKRLLPLRRMTVQGQRAARRIVDRLVCGQGTSVGDALRKATKVLEDRRERNPVASIMLLSDGQDERANSSKANQRQGSSHVSATRFSHIEIPVHSFGFGENGGYSHEPAEDAFAKCVGGLLSVVAQDLRVQLGFPPSTAEISAIYSCNGRPTVHGSGSVRLGDLYAEEERELLVEVKVPTSAFGSHHVISVRCLYKDPVTQEVVYGKEQALLVPRPHTVPSSAPKIERLRNLFVTTRAIAESRRLIEHNELSSAHHLLASARALLVQSSSSSSSAEEYVRGLEAELADLHWRRQNQLEQQQQQVMMIQRRRGHERDVMGGGGGGFVDENGEPLTPTSAWRAAEKLAKVAIMKKSMNRVSDLHGFENARF from the exons ATGGGTACTGGTTGGAGAAGAGCCTTTTGCACTACAATCCCTCGAGACTCAGATTCTTCTTCAATCTCTGACAAGCAACAGAGAAGCCCTAGTTCCAGTCCAAGCCCAAGAAGCTGTACCAGGTTGGGATTTTTCTCTGGCAGTAGCAACCCTTCCACACCTCGTTTACAGTCTCAGCCAGTGTCAAGCCCAAGCCTTCGTTGCCGGACCACATCAGAGGCAGCTCAAGCACAAATTGTCAATGAAAGTCCCGGACTTCAATGCAATACCAGCACTCCCAGGACCTCCAAGAGCCCAAGAACACTACTTGCCTCAAACCAGACTTCTCCTCGTTCTCCTCTCAAGTTGTCCCTCTTCAAGAACAGTTTCAAATTCAGA AGTAGCTGTGGAATTTGTTTGAATAGCGTGAAGACAGGTCAGGGCACGGCCATTTACACAGCGGAATGTGGTCACGCATTTCATTTCCCGTGCATAGCAGCACACGTACGCAAACATGGCAAACTGGTTTGCCCAGTTTGCAACGCTAACTGGAAAGACGTACCTTTGCTCGCTATTCACAAGAATCTCGGCTCGCAATTTCCCGACCAAAACGACGTCGTCGTCGCTGCCGTGGACAGTGACTACAGACACACTAACAACGTTGACATCATCAAACCCAAGATTGAAGACAAAACAATCATAGAATCATCTCCTAgacaacaccaacaccaacaccaacaccaaccaAAGCAGTCCGATTTGAGATCCTACAATGACGATGAGCCACTTCTATCTCCCACAACTGGTTCAAGGATTATTCCAATCCCAGAGGCAGACGAGAATgttgaagaagacgaagaaaaCGACGACGTCGAAGAGTTTCAAGGCTTCTTCGTCAATccaaactcttcttcttcttcaaccaaaTACTCAGACGATCCCAGAGATTCTTCGAGGAACGCGGTTCGGGTTAGATTATTACCCGAATCAGCAGTAGTATCAACGTGTAAGACCCACGAGACCTACGTGGTGGCCCTGAGGATTAAAGCTCCGCCTCCTCCGGCGCGCAACACGGCGTCTTCCGCGCTCCTTGACCCCACACACCGTGCTCCGATTGACTTGGTGACAGTGCTTGATGTGAGTGGAAGCATGACTGGTGCCAAGCTGTACATGCTGAAGCGCGCTATGCGTTTGGTCATTTCCTCACTCGGCTCAGCCGATCGGCTCTCTATTGTGGCATTCTCTGCCGTTACCAAAAGATTGTTGCCTCTCAGAAGAATGACGGTCCAAGGTCAGCGCGCGGCTCGGCGCATCGTTGACCGGCTCGTGTGTGGTCAAGGCACTAGCGTAGGTGATGCCTTGAGAAAAGCTACTAAGGTGTTGGAAGATAGGAGGGAGAGAAACCCAGTCGCGAGTATCATGCTCTTATCGGACGGTCAAGATGAGCGAGCCAATTCCAGCAAAGCTAATCAACGGCAGGGTTCAAGCCACGTGTCAGCCACTCGATTCTCTCACATTGAGATCCCTGTTCATTCTTTTGGGTTTGGTGAGAACGGTGGGTACAGCCACGAGCCAGCTGAGGATGCGTTCGCCAAATGCGTCGGTGGGTTACTGAGTGTGGTGGCTCAGGATTTAAGGGTTCAGCTTGGGTTTCCTCCATCAACGGCTGAGATTTCGGCTATTTATTCATGCAACGGACGGCCCACAGTGCACGGCTCTGGGTCGGTGCGGCTCGGTGACTTGTACGCCGAGGAAGAGAGGGAATTGCTCGTGGAGGTTAAGGTTCCCACGTCGGCATTTGGGTCCCACCACGTGATCTCTGTTCGATGCCTTTACAAGGATCCTGTTACTCAAGAAGTTGTGTATGGGAAAGAACAAGCTCTCCTAGTACCTCGCCCCCACACCGTTCCATCCTCGGCTCCTAAGATCGAACGGTTGAGGAACTTGTTCGTGACCACTCGAGCCATAGCCGAATCGAGGCGGTTAATCGAGCACAACGAGCTGTCTAGTGCTCACCACTTGCTCGCTTCGGCTCGAGCTTTGTTAGTGCAGTCGAGTTCGAGTTCGAGTTCAGCTGAGGAATATGTTCGGGGATTGGAAGCTGAGCTGGCGGATTTGCATTGGAGGAGACAGAATCAGCtggagcagcagcagcagcaagtGATGATGATCCAACGGAGGAGAGGGCACGAGAGGGATGTGAtgggtggaggtggtggtggattCGTTGATGAGAATGGTGAGCCACTTACGCCGACATCGGCTTGGAGAGCGGCTGAGAAGTTGGCTAAGGTAGCTATTATGAAGAAGTCGATGAATCGAGTCAGTGATTTGCACGGCTTTGAAAATGCTAGATTTTAA
- the LOC142613257 gene encoding phosphoenolpyruvate carboxykinase (ATP) 1-like — protein MEAENGEARLVSKGRAGLMRIETQRKSAAETATVCHDDSTPPVRAQTIDELHGLQKKKSAPSTPRTARTPGQGQGSAFAIISEEDFQKQQLQSISASLASLTRETGPKVVKGDPARKTEGHRVAHSGHNIHDTFDISDSALKFTHVLYNLSPAELYEQAIKYEKGSFITASGAIATLSGAKTGRSPRDRRVVKDETTEDELWWGKGSPNIEMDEHTFMVNRERAVDYLNSLDKVYVNDQFLNWDPEHRIKVRIVSARAYHSLFMHNMCIRPDAEELEEFGTPDFTIYNAGQFPCNRYTHYMTSSTSVDLNLARREMVILGTQYAGEMKKGLFSVMHYLMPQRHVLSLHSGCNMGKGGDVALFFGLSGTGKTTLSTDHNRYLIGDDEHCWSENGVSNIEGGCYAKCIDLSKDKEPDIWNAIKFGTVLENVVFEEHTREVDYSDKGVTENTRAAYPIEYIPNAKIPCVGPHPKNVILLACDAFGVLPPVSKLSLAQTMYHFISGYTALVAGTEEGIKEPQATFSACFGAAFIMLHPTKYAAMLAEKMQKHGATGWLVNTGWSGGRYGSGNRIKLAYTRKIIDAIHSGALLEANYVKTEVFGLEIPTEIDGVPSEILSPINTWSDKKAYNDTLLKLGGLFKKNFAVFANYKIGTDNNLTEEILAAGPTF, from the exons ATGGAGGCTGAAAACGGAGAGGCTAGGTTGGTTAGCAAAGGACGTGCAGGGCTGATGAGGATCGAAACGCAGAGGAAGTCGGCGGCGGAGACGGCGACGGTGTGCCACGATGACAGTACGCCGCCGGTGAGAGCTCAGACGATCGATGAGCTTCATGGTCTTCAGAAGAAGAAATCGGCGCCCAGCACTCCGAGGACAGCTAGAACTCCCGGTCAGGGTCAGGGATCAGCTTTTGCCATCATCTCCGAAGAGGATTTCCAGAAACAGCAACTCCAATCCATCAG TGCATCGTTGGCATCGCTAACGAGGGAGACAGGTCCGAAGGTGGTGAAAGGGGACCCAGCTAGGAAAACAGAGGGACATAGGGTGGCACATAGTGGGCATAATATACACGACACCTTCGACATTAGTGACAGTGCCCTCAAGTTCACGCACGTCCTCTACAACCTCTCCCCTGCtg AACTTTACGAGCAAGCTATTAAGTACGAGAAAGGGTCATTCATAACAGCTTCTGGTGCTATAGCAACTCTTTCGGGAGCAAAGACAGGTCGATCACCCAGGGACAGACGTGTAGTCAAGGATGAAACCACTGAAGATGAGCTTTGGTGGGGAAA GGGCTCACCCAACATCGAAATGGATGAGCATACTTTCATGGTCAACAGAGAAAGAGCTGTGGATTACTTGAACTCGTTGGATAAG GTGTATGTGAATGATCAGTTTTTGAACTGGGACCCAGAACACCGTATCAAAGTCCGGATTGTATCTGCCCGAGCTTACCATTCCTTGTTCATGCACAACAT GTGTATACGACCCGATGCTGAAGAGCTGGAGGAATTTGGGACTCCAGACTTTACAATATACAATGCTGGGCAGTTCCCATGTAATCGTTACACTCATTACATGACCTCCTCTACTAGCGTAGACCTCAATCTTGCTAGGAGGGAAATGGTCATCCTCGGAACACAGTATGCTGGGGAAATGAAGAAAGGTTTATTCAGTGTAATGCACTATCTCATGCCTCAACGTCATGTCCTCTCCCTACACTCTGGTTGCAATATGGGGAAAGGTGGTGATGTTGCTCTCTTCTTCGGATTATCAG GTACCGGGAAGACAACTCTATCTACGGATCATAATAGGTATTTAATCGGAGATGACGAGCACTGCTGGAGTGAGAATGGTGTGTCAAACATTGAAGGTGGCTGCTATGCAAAGTGCATTGATTTGTCAAAGGATAAGGAGCCTGATATTTGGAATGCTATCAAGTTTGGGACTG TGTTAGAGAATGTTGTATTTGAAGAGCATACTAGAGAAGTGGATTACTCAGACAAAGGAGTTACAG AGAACACTCGTGCAGCATATCCTATAGAGTACATCCCTAATGCTAAGATACCATGTGTTGGACCCCATCCAAAGAATGTCATCCTTCTAGCCTGTGATGCATTTGGTGTGCTCCCACCTGTGAGCAAGCTGAGCTTGGCTCAGACCATGTACCATTTTATCAGTGGCTACACTGCTCTG GTGGCTGGGACAGAGGAAGGTATCAAGGAGCCACAGGCTACATTCTCAGCCTGCTTTGGTGCAGCATTTATAATGCTGCATCCTACAAAGTATGCAGCAATGCTGGCTGAAAAGATGCAAAAGCATGGGGCTACCGGATGGCTTGTTAACACAGGCTGGTCGGGTGGGCG CTATGGATCAGGTAACCGTATCAAGCTAGCTTATACCAGGAAGATCATTGATGCCATTCACTCAGGGGCCCTTTTGGAGGCAAACTATGTTAAGACTGAAGTGTTTGGACTTGAGATCCCTACTGAAATTGATGGCGTGCCATCAGAAATCCTGAGTCCGATTAATACT TGGTCAGACAAGAAGGCCTACAATGACACATTATTAAAGCTAGGGGGTCTTTTCAAGAAGAATTTTGCGGTATTCGCGAATTACAAGATTGGAACGGACAACAACTTGACTGAGGAGATCCTTGCAGCCGGTCCTACCTTTTAA
- the LOC142613842 gene encoding ubiquitin-fold modifier-conjugating enzyme 1, with product MEGWDPNTKSTLTQIPLLTTKAGPRDGAVWTQRLKEEYKSLIAYTQMNKSNDNDWFRISASNPEGTRWTGKCWYVHNLLKYEFDLQFDIPVTYPSTAPELELPQLDGKTQKMYRGGKICLTVHFKPLWAKNCPRFGIAHALCLGLAPWLAAEVPILVDSGMIKHKDDATTSTET from the exons atggagGGTTGGGATCCGAACACGAAATCGACACTGACCCAAATCCCTCTGCTAACGACGAAAGCCGGGCCAAGAGACGGTGCGGTCTGGACGCAGAGGCTGAAGGAGGAGTACAAGTCCCTGATCGCCTACACGCAGATGAATAAGTCAAACGACAACGATTGGTTCCGGATCTCAGCGTCCAATCCGGAGGGGACACGTTGGACAGGGAAGTGCTGGTACGTGCACAATCTCCTCAAGTACGAGTTCGACCTCCAATTCGATATCCCTGTCACCTATCCCTCCACCGCTCCCGAGCTCGAGCTCCCTCAACTCGATGGCAAGACCCAAAAG ATGTATAGAGGGGGGAAGATCTGCTTGACCGTACATTTCAAGCCGCTTTGGGCAAAAAACTG TCCTAGGTTTGGTATAGCACATGCACTATGCTTGGGTCTTGCACCATGGCTTGCGGCAGAGGTTCCCATTCTTGTGGATTCGGGTATGATTAAGCACAAAGATGATGCAACCACTTCCACTGAAACTTAG